The Lonchura striata isolate bLonStr1 chromosome 5, bLonStr1.mat, whole genome shotgun sequence genome window below encodes:
- the MCAT gene encoding malonyl-CoA-acyl carrier protein transacylase, mitochondrial has translation MGGWAAAPWRLGGCSGRGGLRGAARRWGSSRRGAGDRAASLSDLLQSSVEAGEPGAAAARRERRCPREGTVLLFPGQGSQFVGMCRGLQRYPGVRDMYRLAEKVLGYDLLSLCLEGPRAALDRTQHCQPAVFVASLAAVEKLNHRQPEVVERCVAAAGYSVGEFAALVFAGALGFAEALYAVKVRAEAMQKASEAVPSGMLSVVGRREANYKFACLEARKHCESLGIENPVCTVSNYLFPDSRVIAGHLQALEFLQENARKYYFKRTKLLPVSGAFHTRLMEPAVEPLAEVLKSIEIQKPLLCVYSNVDGKKYMHSKHIQKLLVKQVVSPVLWEQTMHSVYERKQGTEFPYTYEVGPGNQLGAILKQCNLKAWKQYKHVDALEDEEAAET, from the exons ATGGGCGGCTGGGCCGCGGCGCCATGGCGGCTTGGTGGCTGCAGCGGGCGCGGCGGCCTCCGCGGCGCTGCGCGGCGGTGGGGCAGCTCCCGCCGCGGCGCTGGGGACCGGGCGGCGAGCCTGAGCGACCTGCTGCAGAGCTCGGTGGAGGCCGGGGagccgggcgcggcggcggcgaggCGGGAGCGGCGGTGCCCCCGGGAGGGCACGGTGCTGCTCTTCCCCGGGCAGGGCAGCCAGTTCGTGGGGATGTGCCGCGGGCTGCAGCGGTACCCCGGCGTGCGGGACATGTACCGCCTGGCCGAGAAGGTGCTGGGCTACGACCTGCTCTCCCTCTGCCTGGAGGGGCCGCGGGCCGCGCTGGACcgcacccagcactgccagcccgcCGTGTTCGTCGCCTCCCTGGCCGCCGTGGAGAAGCTCAACCACCGGCAGCCTGAA GTCGTGGAGCGCTGCGTGGCGGCCGCCGGCTACAGCGTGGGCGAGTTCGCGGCGCTGGTCTTCGCTGGAGCGCTGGGCTTTGCCGAAG CGCTGTACGCGGTGAAAGTGCGCGCCGAAGCCATGCAAAAGGCGTCGGAAGCCGTCCCCAGTGGAATGCTCTCGGTTGTCGGCCGGCGAGAGGCAAATTACAAATTTGCCTGCCTGGAAGCCCGTAAACACTGTGAATCGCTGGGTATAGAGAACCCCGTGTGCACAGTTTCAAACTATTTGTTTCCAGACAGCAGAGTCATTGCAGGACACTTACAG GCTTTGGAGTTTTTGCAGGAGAATGCccgaaaatattattttaaacgTACAAAACTGCTTCCAGTCAGTGGGGCTTTTCATACCAGACTTATGGAACCAGCAGTAGAGCCACTGGCTGAAGTGCTAAAATCCATTGAAATTCAGAAACCGCTGCTCTGTGTGTATTCCAATGTGGATGGCAAAAAGTACATGCACTCAAAGCACATTCAGAAGCTGTTAGTGAAGCAGGTGGTGTCAcctgtgctgtgggagcagACCATGCACTCAGTGTATGAAAGAAAGCAAGGAACAGAATTTCCTTACACATATGAAGTGGGGCCCGGGAATCAACTAGGAGCCATTCTCAAACAATGTAATTTAAAGGCCTGGAAACAATATAAGCATGTAGATGCTCTGGAAGATGAGGAAGCAGCAGAGACTTAA
- the LOC144246299 gene encoding uncharacterized protein LOC144246299, producing MSQIRRTPGHFVLSSYPNGAPEEEIYSNLQTVPDTTEQMEFDISSATQVGRQLALMGDEFNRRHHRTLEETLLHLARVVAVSVFQTWNVIKSVIRSCGDVSSNWTKRITGCGGWTCRLPVRCLCQKLVPAALLVAAFWWAMNYGL from the exons ATGTCTCAAATCAGGAGAACCCCCGGGCACTTTGTCCTCTCCAGCTACCCCAATGGAGCACCAGAAGAGGAAATCTACAGTAACCTCCAAACAGTTCCAGACACCACAGAGCAAATGGAGTTTGATATCAG CTCAGCTACTCAGGTTGGCCGTCAGCTGGCTCTGATGGGGGATGAATTTAACAGGAGGCACCACAGGACATTAGAAGAAACACTGCTTCACCTGGCACGAGT GGTTGCAGTCAGTGTTTTCCAGACATGGAATGTTATTAAAAGTGTTATAAGAAGCTGTGGAGATGTGAGCAGTAACTGGACAAAGCGGATCACCGGCTGTGGAGGCTGG ACTTGCAGGCTGCCTGTCAGGTGCCTCTGCCAGaagctggtgcctgcagccttgCTGGTTGCTGCCTTTTGGTGGGCCATGAATTATGGACTGTAG